The Methylobacterium currus genome contains a region encoding:
- a CDS encoding MdtA/MuxA family multidrug efflux RND transporter periplasmic adaptor subunit — MNELSPIRTDDAVEAPPRRRGRGLVWFLVLLALAGGGYWAYRTYFPDGFRKPQTQQAGAGRRGGGRRGAGGEGPQAVGVATVQKGDMPVVLSGLGTVTPLATVTVRSQVSGYLTQIGFREGQTVKAGDFLAQIDVRPYEALLAQYQGQLLRDQALLQNARLDLVRYQTLNRQDSISKQNVDTQAATVKQYEGVVASDQAQIDQQKLNIQYGRITSPVEGRVGLRQIDQGNYVTAASTGIVVVTQLHPISVLFTLPETVLSRVMDRLRAGATLPVRVFDRSDTTEIARGTLDTVDNQIDVTTGTVKLRALFPNKDDRLFPNQFVNARLDVDTVRDAALVPAAAVLRGTPGTYVYLLTGEDKVAVRPIEIGESDGVRTVVTKGLAVGDRVVVDGTDRLKDGAQVRVTGGRPEKAAGPEAEAKPVQPTEGEGAAPPRQDGQRQEGPRPEGERPHRRRQQSQNP, encoded by the coding sequence ATGAACGAATTGTCTCCCATCCGGACCGACGACGCGGTCGAGGCGCCACCCCGCCGGCGCGGTCGCGGGCTGGTCTGGTTCCTGGTGCTGCTGGCGCTCGCCGGCGGCGGGTACTGGGCTTACCGGACTTACTTTCCCGACGGGTTCAGGAAGCCCCAGACGCAGCAGGCCGGTGCCGGCCGGCGCGGCGGCGGTCGCCGGGGCGCGGGCGGGGAGGGACCGCAGGCGGTCGGCGTCGCCACCGTGCAGAAGGGCGACATGCCGGTGGTGCTGTCGGGCCTCGGCACGGTGACGCCGCTCGCCACCGTGACGGTGCGCTCGCAGGTGAGCGGCTACCTGACCCAGATCGGTTTTCGCGAGGGCCAGACCGTCAAGGCCGGCGACTTCCTGGCCCAGATCGACGTGCGCCCCTACGAGGCTTTGCTCGCGCAGTACCAGGGCCAGCTCCTGCGCGACCAGGCATTGTTGCAGAACGCGCGCCTCGACCTCGTTCGCTACCAGACCCTGAACCGGCAGGACTCGATCTCGAAGCAGAACGTCGACACGCAGGCCGCCACGGTCAAGCAGTACGAGGGCGTCGTCGCCTCCGACCAGGCGCAGATCGACCAGCAGAAGCTCAACATCCAATACGGCCGCATCACCTCGCCGGTCGAGGGCCGGGTCGGCCTGCGCCAGATCGACCAGGGCAACTACGTCACCGCCGCCTCGACCGGCATCGTCGTCGTGACGCAGCTCCATCCGATCTCGGTGCTGTTCACCCTGCCGGAGACCGTGCTGTCGCGGGTGATGGACCGGCTGCGCGCCGGCGCCACCCTGCCGGTGCGGGTCTTCGACCGCTCCGACACCACCGAGATCGCCCGCGGCACCCTCGACACCGTCGACAACCAGATCGACGTCACCACCGGCACGGTGAAGCTGCGGGCGCTGTTTCCCAACAAGGACGACCGGCTGTTTCCCAACCAGTTCGTCAATGCCCGCCTCGACGTCGATACGGTGCGCGACGCGGCGTTGGTCCCGGCGGCGGCGGTCCTGCGCGGCACGCCCGGCACCTACGTCTACCTGCTCACCGGCGAGGACAAGGTCGCGGTGCGCCCGATCGAGATCGGCGAGAGCGACGGGGTGCGGACCGTGGTGACGAAGGGGCTGGCGGTCGGCGACCGGGTGGTGGTCGACGGGACCGACCGGCTGAAGGACGGGGCGCAGGTGCGGGTGACCGGCGGCCGGCCCGAGAAGGCGGCCGGGCCGGAGGCGGAGGCGAAGCCCGTGCAGCCGACGGAGGGGGAGGGCGCCGCCCCGCCGCGTCAGGACGGGCAGCGCCAGGAGGGGCCGCGTCCCGAGGGTGAGCGCCCGCACCGCCGCCGGCAGCAGAGCCAGAACCCGTGA
- a CDS encoding MdtB/MuxB family multidrug efflux RND transporter permease subunit has product MNPSRLFILRPVATTLLMLAILLTGLISYFNLPLSALPSVDYPTIQVQTFYPGASPEVMTSAVTAPLERQFGQLANLNQMTSQSSAGASVITLQFSLDLGIDIATQEVQAAINAAGNLLPSDLPAPPVYAKVNPADAPILTLALTSKTLALTQVRDLAETRLAQKISQVSGVGLVSMAGGQRPAVRVRFNATALAAYGLNIDDLRTTINNLNVNTPKGSIDGPTQSFTINANDQIRDPKAYRDAVIAYRNGAPVRLSAVAEVVEGAENTQLGAWMDTTPAVILNIQRQPGANVIAVVDRIKALLPQLQATLPAAIQVTPLTDRTVTIRASVEDVQVELLLAIALVVLVIFLFLRSLSATLIPSLSVPLSLVGALAVMDLWGFSLDNLSLMALTIATGFVVDDAIVVIENIARHVEEGDSPMEAALKGSREIGFTIISLTVSLLAVLIPLLFMGEVVGRLFHEFAITLAATIVISGVVSLTLVPMLCARLLRHQPPQARAAGRIASAGRRLMEGGIAFYGRTLRGVLAWQGLTLLVALGTLVVTIYMYVVIPKGFFPVQDTGLIQGITQADQTVSYRAMAERQQRLAEEVLKDPDVVSLSSFIGVDGQNVTLNSGRFLINLRPREERAENASAIIRRINARVADVPGIALFMQPVQDLTIDTAVSATQYQFILENPDLGAFDIWVPRLVERLKQIPDLADVASDRQASGLAAYVTIDRATAGRYGITPASVDNALYDAFGQRIISTIFTQSNQYRVILEADPDLHRTLDSLSRIYLPSSTATNGQVPLTAIAQVSERRAPLLISHLGQFPATTISFNLAPGASLGPAVAAIKAAEAELGMPDSFRLIFQGSALAFQASLDNTLFLVLAAIVTVYIVLGVLYESFVHPITILSTLPSAGIGALAGLMLFNHDLDIIGIIGIVLLIGIVKKNAIMMIDFALQAEREEGMSPREAIYEACILRFRPIMMTTFAALFAAVPLILGTGTGSELRQPLGISIAGGLIVSQVLTLYTTPVIYLAFDRLGRRLSGRRRSGLAPGEAVP; this is encoded by the coding sequence ATGAACCCGTCCCGCCTGTTCATCCTGCGGCCGGTCGCCACCACGCTCCTGATGCTGGCGATCCTGCTCACCGGCCTGATCTCCTACTTCAACCTGCCCCTCTCGGCCCTGCCCTCGGTCGATTACCCGACGATCCAGGTCCAGACCTTCTATCCCGGTGCCAGCCCCGAGGTGATGACCTCGGCGGTGACGGCGCCGCTCGAGCGGCAATTCGGCCAGCTCGCCAACCTCAACCAGATGACGTCGCAATCCTCGGCCGGCGCGTCCGTCATCACGCTCCAATTCAGCCTCGACCTCGGCATCGACATCGCGACGCAGGAAGTCCAGGCCGCCATCAACGCCGCCGGCAACCTCCTGCCGAGCGACCTGCCGGCCCCACCGGTCTACGCCAAGGTCAATCCGGCCGACGCGCCGATCCTGACGCTCGCGCTCACCTCCAAGACCCTGGCCCTGACGCAGGTCCGCGACCTCGCCGAGACGCGGCTCGCGCAGAAGATCAGCCAGGTCTCGGGCGTCGGCCTCGTCTCGATGGCGGGCGGGCAGCGGCCGGCCGTGCGGGTGCGGTTCAACGCGACGGCGCTCGCGGCCTACGGGCTCAACATCGACGATCTGCGCACCACCATCAACAACCTCAACGTCAACACCCCGAAGGGCTCGATCGACGGGCCGACCCAGTCCTTCACCATCAACGCCAACGACCAGATCCGCGACCCCAAAGCCTATCGCGACGCGGTGATCGCCTACCGCAACGGCGCGCCGGTGCGGCTCTCGGCGGTGGCCGAGGTGGTGGAGGGGGCGGAGAACACCCAGCTCGGCGCCTGGATGGACACGACCCCGGCGGTGATCCTCAACATCCAGCGCCAGCCCGGCGCCAACGTCATCGCGGTGGTCGACCGGATCAAGGCGCTGCTGCCGCAGCTCCAGGCAACCCTTCCGGCCGCGATCCAGGTGACGCCGCTCACCGACCGCACGGTGACGATCCGCGCCTCCGTCGAAGACGTGCAGGTCGAGCTTCTCCTCGCCATCGCCCTCGTGGTGCTGGTGATCTTCCTCTTTCTGCGCTCGCTGTCCGCCACCCTGATCCCGAGCCTGTCGGTGCCGCTTTCCCTCGTCGGGGCGCTCGCGGTCATGGACCTGTGGGGCTTCTCCCTCGACAACCTGTCCCTGATGGCGCTCACCATCGCGACCGGCTTCGTCGTGGACGACGCGATCGTGGTGATCGAGAACATCGCCCGACACGTCGAGGAGGGCGACAGCCCGATGGAGGCGGCCCTCAAGGGCTCGCGAGAGATCGGCTTCACCATCATCTCGCTCACCGTGTCGCTGCTCGCGGTGCTGATCCCGCTCCTGTTCATGGGCGAGGTGGTCGGCCGGCTCTTTCACGAATTCGCCATCACGCTCGCCGCGACCATCGTGATCTCCGGCGTGGTCTCCCTGACCCTGGTGCCGATGCTGTGCGCGCGCCTGCTGCGCCACCAGCCGCCCCAGGCCCGCGCCGCCGGGCGGATCGCCAGCGCCGGGCGCCGGCTGATGGAGGGCGGCATCGCGTTCTACGGCCGGACGCTCCGGGGCGTGCTGGCCTGGCAGGGCCTGACGCTTCTGGTGGCCTTGGGCACGCTCGTCGTCACGATCTACATGTACGTCGTGATCCCGAAGGGCTTCTTCCCGGTCCAGGATACCGGGCTGATCCAGGGCATCACCCAGGCCGACCAGACCGTGTCGTACCGGGCGATGGCCGAGCGGCAGCAGCGCCTGGCGGAGGAAGTCCTGAAGGACCCGGACGTGGTCAGCCTGTCGTCGTTCATCGGCGTCGACGGCCAGAACGTGACGCTCAATTCCGGCCGCTTCCTCATCAACCTCCGCCCGCGCGAGGAGCGGGCGGAGAACGCGAGCGCGATCATCCGGCGGATCAACGCCCGGGTCGCCGACGTGCCGGGCATCGCCCTGTTCATGCAGCCGGTCCAGGACCTCACCATCGACACGGCGGTGAGCGCCACGCAGTACCAGTTCATCCTGGAGAACCCGGATCTCGGCGCCTTCGACATCTGGGTCCCGCGCCTCGTCGAGCGCTTGAAGCAGATCCCCGACCTCGCCGACGTGGCGAGCGACCGGCAGGCAAGCGGGTTGGCGGCCTACGTCACCATCGACCGCGCGACGGCGGGCCGCTACGGCATCACCCCGGCCTCGGTCGACAACGCACTCTACGACGCCTTCGGCCAGCGCATCATCTCGACGATCTTCACCCAGTCGAACCAGTACCGGGTGATCCTGGAGGCCGATCCGGACCTGCACCGGACGCTCGATTCGCTGTCGCGGATCTACCTGCCGTCCTCCACCGCCACCAACGGCCAGGTGCCGCTCACCGCGATCGCCCAGGTGAGCGAGCGCCGGGCGCCGCTCCTGATCAGTCATCTCGGCCAGTTCCCGGCGACCACGATCTCGTTCAACCTCGCCCCCGGCGCCTCGCTGGGTCCGGCGGTCGCGGCGATCAAGGCGGCGGAGGCGGAGCTCGGGATGCCCGACAGCTTCCGGCTGATCTTCCAGGGCTCGGCGCTGGCCTTCCAGGCCTCGCTCGACAACACCCTGTTCCTGGTGCTCGCCGCCATCGTCACGGTCTACATCGTGCTCGGCGTGCTCTACGAGAGCTTCGTCCACCCGATCACGATCCTGTCGACCCTGCCCTCGGCCGGCATCGGGGCGCTGGCCGGCCTGATGCTGTTCAACCACGACCTCGACATCATCGGCATCATCGGCATCGTTCTGTTGATCGGCATCGTGAAGAAGAACGCCATCATGATGATCGACTTCGCGCTCCAGGCCGAGCGCGAGGAGGGCATGAGCCCGCGGGAGGCGATCTACGAGGCCTGCATCCTGCGCTTCCGCCCGATCATGATGACGACCTTCGCGGCCCTGTTCGCGGCGGTGCCGCTCATTCTCGGGACCGGCACCGGCTCGGAGCTGCGCCAGCCGCTCGGCATCTCGATCGCCGGCGGCTTGATCGTGAGCCAGGTGCTGACGCTCTACACCACGCCGGTGATCTACCTCGCCTTCGACCGGCTCGGGCGCCGGTTGAGCGGACGGCGCCGGAGCGGGCTGGCGCCCGGGGAGGCGGTGCCGTGA